In the Populus trichocarpa isolate Nisqually-1 chromosome 1, P.trichocarpa_v4.1, whole genome shotgun sequence genome, ACCTGGAGATGCAAATATAACAGGTGGTGAGCCAACTCTCTCAGCTGCTTTCACCATCAATGGAGAACCAGGATATATGTATCCATGCTCCAAAGCAGGTACGTATATATGCTAGCTCAAGGAAGATTCTTGCTCAAACTGGTTTGGTTCGAGGGCACAGGTGCTTGCGTACCTTTGAAAAATGATTGCAAAATGATTTGCTTCATATATTGTGCATGCAGGCACCTTTAAAATGATGGTGGAGCAGGGAAAAACCTATCTCCTTCGGATAATCAACGCAGTATTAGATGAAAATCTGTTCTTTTCCATAGCAAAACACAAACTGACGATAGTAGGAAAAGATGGGTGTTACTTGAAACCATTTACATCAGACTATCTAATGATCACCCCTGGCCAAACCATGGATGTGTTATTTGAAGCAAACCAACCTCCCAGCCACTATTCCATGGCTTCTAGGGCATACTCGAGTGCTTTTGGGGCTGGTTTCGAtaacacaacaacaacagccATCGTAGAATACCATGGCATTTATCATCTGCCGAAATCTCCTCATTTTTCACCTCTTCCTCCATACAATCGAACACAAGCATCCACAGACTTCACTAAGCAGTTTCGGAGTCCAGTAAAAGCCCACGTTCCACAAAAAGTTGACACTCGTTTGTTCTTTACCATATCTGTCAACCTCCTTAACTGCAGTACTGATAAGCCTTGCGCGGGTCCCTTTGGTAAGAGGTTTGCAGCTAGTATGAATAACATTAGCTTTGTAAATCCTCCATCTTTGGACATCCTTCAAGCTTACTATTATGGGGTTGCTGGTGTTTTTGAAAGGAATTTTCCTCGTAAGCCTCCTAATGAGTTCAATTACACTGCTGAGAATCTCCCAGCTAACCTTTTGACACCAAGTTTTGGTACTGAGGTGAGGGTTTTGAAGTACAATGCAAGTGTTGAGATCATTCTTCAAGGGACAAATGTATTAGCTGCTGATAACCATCCCATCCATTTACATGGCTACAGCTTTTACGTGGTTGGATGGGGATTTGGGAATTTTGATCCCAGTAAGGATCCTTCAAGATATAATCTTGTTGATCCACCTGAGGAGACTACAGTTGGAGTTCCTCATAATGGATGGGCAGCGATCAGATTCAGAGCAGATAACCCAGGTAAGAAATTGAagtaattttacttttctttctatttctatcCTTGATGTAATGTAATATTGTTCTGTAATGTCCCCCATGCATGCCTTGTATATTCTAGTTGTGACTTTTTAGTAGCTAGTTGGCTAGATTTCTAGGTAAAATTAAACCTAGTGGGGGTGTCTTGCATTGCTGCGAATTCCAACTACTGAAATGTCATGGGCTACATTGAAACTTGAGAAAGAACAAAGcttctaataaataaaactataggTTATgtgcaaaaataaacataaaatttttgaaGGACTGAAATGTAGCCTTCATTCTATTTGGTTAgtgttttaagataaaaaagataaatacaaaaaaagataaaaacataaaataaatctgtcctctaaaataattttataatgaatttttatatttttaaaataaaaaatacataaaaacatgTTCTCTTTATCTCTAATGTTTTTGTCTTCTATATTCCGAGACGCtaactatatattattttagaatttattcaACTCAATCAAAGTCTttaggttttatatatataattttttttacataattgagAGAGTAAAAACACTAATCAAtttgaaaactttatttattttggagaaaaataatattatctatGAAAAGAATTCCATAAGGTGCATATTATGTTAATCATCTTGTTAACAAACTAAAGTGATTAAGAGCATGtccagctatatatatatatgtaaaaataagtaaatatttataatgtCTTTTTCATAATTGCGTTCATATAAAGAAATGCATCCTTTAGTTAcatcttcatgtttttcttataaacaaTCATATCTCATATCAAACATTAATGtatcttttcatttaatataagGAATTATgagcataaattaataaatgcaATTATTGTCGACAATGAGCATCATAATGAACAACGATCACAACCCTACTAACAATCAAAACCTTGCATCACAACTTTACATAAAGAAAAGTAAATGGTTTTAAgctactttaattattttatagcaaGAGAAAACCTACAAATAACTCTAGTTTGAGATTATGGTTGtgattcaaaatgtttttcgcttagaaatgtatcaaaataatgttttttttaaaaaaaaattatttttgaaatcagcacatcaaaacaatccaaaaacataaaaaaaattaatttttaacaaaaaaattaatttttttaaaaaacatgggtTGACCCGCCCTAAAACTTTCAAGagtttctcaatttaatttaagtatATAATAGTTTGGGTTAGGTGCCTAATTTCTTGGAATGAAAAACTTGTGTGGCGTAAGctctaaaacaaattaaactcaCCAAAAGTAGTTCAACatttattgcaaaaaaaagTATCTACTTATTTGCtaaatacttttatattttctcttcatcttcaatttgtTTACTTTCTCACTTGTgtcctttattttaatttgattattttagatCGAGTTGTTAGTTCCacacttatataattatatattcatacaataatattatcttGTACATATCTTGAATTAATATTATACTTGTTAACATGCAGGAGTGTGGCTACTACATTGCCATATCGAGCGTCATGTAACATGGGGAATGGGAATGGTGTTTCTTGTGAAAAATGGTGTTTCTTCTCAAGCTCGAATTCTTAAACCTCCTCGTGACTTACCAAGATGTTGAAATCATGCTTTTATGCATAATTAATTCTCAATTCTATTTGTTATCTCTCCCCGTTATGCCTATGAATCAAATTTCTAATTAgagttcaagtttttttcttaattttctcatGTGGATTACACTTCCTAATTATTTATAAGAATATTATTATTGGGATTTTAAAGTCACTCTTATCatggatgaaaaaaataataattaacccCAATATGTTATCaaggaaaacaaatcaaatagaaCCAAATATTGTGATATTGGAACTTCATAAAATGAAGTGGAttactagtatatatatatataagtggaTTGCTAATAACATtattatcataaacaaaaaagttttgtatttttgagttatttgaATTGTACTAGTTCCTGTGTTGTTTAAAAGGATCATGCTACCaatttaaaggaaaatttgACAATAAACACATACAAGCAACAAATAGTAAtgaatgtgaaaaaataaataaactaaggGTTTGATTaagtttgttttgttgaatatatTATGGAagttaggggtgatcattttcggttcggttcgatttttatctaaaaaaataaccaaaataaaattttgaaaaactaaaaaatttaaactggaACTGGTTCAAACTGACCGACttcggttcagtttggtttggtttttttaacataaaaaccggaaaaacctgtattttttgtttgggctTTCTGATGGACTTgtaattgatattaatattatctaattttgttacaagattctataatatatttaatttttgtatcactaaatattcatttatattaaattattagtgctaaTATTGTGTTTATATGTTGCAAGTCTTTCTAATATTAGTGTTTTGGACTCCTCCTGCATCAGAGTTTAAATAACATACACCaagttaaaatctaaattacaaagcaaatCTCCATTGTCTATGCTGTTCTGAGGAGCGGTTGTAGGAACAGGATCTCAACATTGGAGACAATAACATTATCTGAAGGAGGTGGCTCAGGTTCATCATCGGATGATTTGACATTTTTAGAAGGACCTTCGTCTGGTCTGTATGTCAATTGAAGCTGTTTCAAATGACCAGATATTAGTCCTGCAGTATTTAACCTCTAACAATGATATCCCTTGTCAAGGAAGAATAAGTTGACATGCATGCATCACACAAAAAGAGACAAAAGAAAGCATAAACTGAATATGCAACACCATACATCCTTTTCTGCCACTTAGCCAAGCAAGaactattttcttaattagtttagTCAAGATCTATGAATCCTATTTCCAAAAAATCCTTGGCTTCTAATGcctgtttaaaaatataaaactagtaacaataaaacaaaaggaccTGTAACATCAACAAATCATAAATTGGAAAATTTATAGGACTGTCTAGCATAGTAATGACACTTACCAATGCCTCACTAGGAACAGAAACAACACGTGGTGCCTCTTTGATATACTCTTCCATAGTTGTAAGAAAGGATTATGGAGGCTGAGAAAGATTAGGACAATAAAGTCATAAATCACTGCAATTGAAAGAATGAAATAACTAGTGAAAACTCTAAATCCGTCTCATGGCATCAAATACCTCTCTCAAAACAGGAAACTGGAAATTCCTAGCAAGTTCTAATCCTTTGCAAATGTCATAGAAATCAGAAAGGTTTCCAGGTTACagaaataaacaatttttttcaacaaaacacCATATCTAGTAAAAACGTTTTTAGTTATGGAGACTTCAGTTCTATAATGAATGCTACAACATAAAAGATATACCAATGAACACTTTAGGTGTTGATAAAGAATATTTAACCACAAACTGACATTCTGTAAAATCAATGGACAACATGACCTGCTGATTGGCTCGTTTGTAGATATCAAGGGCTTTGATTGCTTTGTCTTGGCATCTCAAAAAactgcaaagaaaagaaagatttaatagtaaaatcagacaaaaacaatgcttgcaaaatgatgaaaactgATATTAGGCTTGATGAGTATGGTTTTGAAATATTCAGTTTAAATCGTGATTTTAGACCATTCATGggaaggaaaaatgaaaaaaaataaaaaatcttcttgaTTCTAGTAAATTAAACTCTCTGAATTTTGATCTTTGATCTAAATTTGCAAAGTTATACATGTCAAGATTCTGATGGGAAACTTCAGTaaagcagaaaaaaaatcatccctaCGCTAAATTTAAACATATTCCCAGAATCCTAAATCAACCAAAATACCACTCTAAgctcaaactttgattttttataaagatatacCAACAAATATACAGATCACATagcatatgttaaaaaaataaaaacagagattgacaaaaaaaaaagaactcatACCTGGTGTGAGTTGTGACAAGATTTAAGGTCAGTTGTGAGAGAGGGAGGTGACTGGTTTGCTAGATCTGGACTCTGGAGGTTAGGTGtgccagtgtggggtgtgactATGTGTCATGCCCGTGTAGAAGAGGGATGTGGCTGACTGACTGGTTTGTTagatttgaagatgaagattgaagGTCTACcagtgacacgaccaaaagattgatgttttctcccaagtgtaggagtgtcgaagtaataaataacccggcaagaccggcgTCGAATCAcaaggaggttaactgtataaattataaataataataataataataataataataataataataataatgatggtaatgatgatgatgagttaaagaggatttcgagatgtaagattaatgtgaagattaaacaataataaaaacagttATCAAGGTTAGAtgatccactaatgatatttcaaataagtataatataaattttttttattactcaactggaaaccacacacaaagaaggttccaatcggatgatttgttattaatagctcattataaattattaacatgatcatattaattatcttatttaagtaacaccaaacttttaaatattatcaggaattcatgatgctaacttatgttaacaataaatcaagttcctttaATAACACAGGTGTAGGTTATAGCATACGgttggctatgaaagtgtcaagcatttgttgtaccaagtgttatacaccACAAATTTAGATTAAGCATTTAATGAGCAAGGtaataagaattaataagataaaaatgataagacatgttaataacaaactttcttggatataaccattgaagtccatgttgagtttatattatacctattctaataccattagtgaaaccttttcactttgacataataaactaaGCTAAACATTGTGATtaagagaaatataaataaactagataagaacatagttatgatgaaaagcataaacaagagattaatgaaagcaaaacttaaacattacaaaaatacaaaaaaagaaagcaagattatgatcttgatctgaaaaccaagatgcctaaatgcatggcaaatgcctccttttataggtcaaaatttgaaattattgatttgatgactaattgttgagtgggtgaccacctcttgacttggtaacaatccttatcttcttgtctatagaaaacgtcattgctaacatcagaatttgaacagagagtcttcatgaaagttctgggaatttgtctcagctttccaacaaaacaaaaatgaggtcatttagacttctagagctcgagatatgggctgaacactgaatagtgtcagGGTtgtaggacagattccgacttctctgttgttactaccatttgaactcgaaaatggcacttttaaatcttggactccatgaaagttttaggcatGTGTCTTAtatttccatacatataaaccagacctaaatccaagttctacaactccagttatgatcccataaccgaatggtgttccagtttggactgaatcaacatctcttttctaagcttagacctctctttgtcttctcaatttcactagtaaaactcattaatcaatcctttgatttatgtgatacactacaccattaaacagttttaccgacggactaattctATCGGT is a window encoding:
- the LOC7470534 gene encoding laccase-14 codes for the protein MRRRRSFKTAPPMVKILRLLGFIVSLIIQNYTTANGKIHHHKFVVKSASFTRLCNTKEILTVNGKFPGPTLEAYTGDELIVTVYNRAKYNITLHWHGARQVRNPWSDGPEYITQCPIQPGRRFNYKITLTTEEGTIWWHAHNSWARATVHGALIIYPKHGSHYPFPKPHAEFPIILGEWWKKDVMKIPGDANITGGEPTLSAAFTINGEPGYMYPCSKAGTFKMMVEQGKTYLLRIINAVLDENLFFSIAKHKLTIVGKDGCYLKPFTSDYLMITPGQTMDVLFEANQPPSHYSMASRAYSSAFGAGFDNTTTTAIVEYHGIYHLPKSPHFSPLPPYNRTQASTDFTKQFRSPVKAHVPQKVDTRLFFTISVNLLNCSTDKPCAGPFGKRFAASMNNISFVNPPSLDILQAYYYGVAGVFERNFPRKPPNEFNYTAENLPANLLTPSFGTEVRVLKYNASVEIILQGTNVLAADNHPIHLHGYSFYVVGWGFGNFDPSKDPSRYNLVDPPEETTVGVPHNGWAAIRFRADNPGVWLLHCHIERHVTWGMGMVFLVKNGVSSQARILKPPRDLPRC